A section of the Streptomyces xinghaiensis S187 genome encodes:
- a CDS encoding MarR family winged helix-turn-helix transcriptional regulator: METNEPLERTELTFLLGMAFQVVLSEFVSRLDAAGYADLRPMHGLVFQVLHGDGATSSELAERLGVTKQAAGQILDDLEKRGYVERRPHPAGGRRKLVVLTPKATDHLAVAGRILHQLEAQLTKRLHEAGLEVPRAELAAIIRTLAGDSIPPLRPVW, from the coding sequence ATGGAGACCAACGAGCCCCTCGAGCGCACCGAGCTCACCTTCCTGCTCGGGATGGCCTTCCAGGTGGTCCTCTCCGAGTTCGTCAGCCGTCTGGACGCCGCCGGCTACGCGGACCTCCGCCCCATGCACGGCCTGGTCTTCCAAGTGCTCCACGGCGACGGCGCCACGAGCAGCGAACTCGCCGAGCGCCTCGGGGTCACCAAGCAGGCCGCCGGCCAGATCCTCGACGACCTGGAGAAGCGGGGATACGTCGAGCGCCGACCCCACCCGGCCGGTGGACGGCGCAAGCTCGTCGTCCTGACGCCCAAGGCGACGGATCACCTGGCCGTGGCCGGAAGGATCCTGCACCAGCTCGAAGCACAGCTGACCAAGCGCCTGCACGAGGCCGGCTTGGAGGTCCCCCGAGCCGAGCTCGCGGCCATCATCCGCACGTTGGCGGGCGACTCGATCCCGCCACTGCGCCCCGTCTGGTGA
- a CDS encoding cupin domain-containing protein, protein MHVVSESEQRTTTTPAGSMYGLAGPSQGSAEVSTWRVELGADASTPVHVIDREQVWMPLSGVFEAQVDGRTEEVGAGQALILPAGAVRLLKAVGGSAEALVAMAVGGMAMLPGSDKRIPLAWAE, encoded by the coding sequence ATGCACGTGGTCAGTGAGAGCGAGCAGCGGACGACCACCACGCCCGCCGGCTCCATGTATGGATTGGCGGGTCCCAGCCAGGGCAGCGCAGAGGTCAGCACCTGGCGTGTGGAACTTGGCGCGGACGCATCCACCCCGGTGCACGTCATCGATCGCGAGCAGGTGTGGATGCCTCTGTCGGGTGTGTTCGAGGCCCAGGTGGACGGCAGGACCGAAGAGGTCGGTGCCGGTCAGGCACTTATTCTTCCCGCCGGGGCGGTGCGGCTGCTCAAGGCCGTCGGCGGCTCCGCGGAGGCCCTGGTTGCCATGGCCGTCGGGGGCATGGCCATGCTGCCCGGCAGTGACAAGAGGATCCCTCTGGCCTGGGCGGAGTGA
- the pspAB gene encoding PspA-associated protein PspAB, translated as MRRSRDATGKARSRDRGRGTPGFWNALLGRSKPVRPDLDQLFGLPSAAITLQAAAGFTPTGAGSVCFATIEGGAFTEVRQEVQALLDADSERGGVPVELIRDDFGYSWLLSRRAPDELPALVNDLHAVNTALQDSGFGPQLLCSLVTFRNTEQRPLALVYLYKRGTFYPFAPLPGEKRDNPLELQIKAAIKDDLRLEEDLSRWFPLWGAPGL; from the coding sequence ATGAGAAGAAGCCGGGACGCCACGGGGAAGGCCCGGAGCCGGGACCGGGGCCGGGGTACACCGGGCTTCTGGAACGCCCTGCTCGGCCGGAGCAAACCCGTACGGCCCGACCTCGACCAGCTCTTCGGCCTCCCCTCGGCGGCGATCACCCTGCAGGCGGCCGCCGGCTTCACCCCGACCGGAGCGGGCTCGGTGTGCTTCGCCACCATCGAGGGCGGCGCGTTCACCGAGGTCCGGCAGGAGGTCCAGGCCCTCCTGGACGCGGACTCCGAACGCGGCGGCGTACCGGTCGAGTTGATCCGCGACGACTTCGGGTACTCCTGGCTGCTGTCCCGCCGCGCCCCGGACGAACTGCCCGCCCTCGTCAACGACCTGCACGCGGTGAACACCGCCCTCCAGGACAGCGGCTTCGGCCCGCAGCTGCTCTGCTCCCTCGTCACCTTCCGCAACACCGAACAGCGCCCGCTCGCGCTGGTGTACCTCTACAAGCGCGGCACGTTCTACCCCTTCGCGCCCCTCCCCGGAGAGAAGCGCGACAACCCGCTGGAACTCCAGATCAAGGCAGCCATCAAGGACGACCTCCGCCTGGAGGAAGACCTGAGCCGCTGGTTCCCCCTCTGGGGCGCCCCGGGGCTGTGA
- the htpX gene encoding zinc metalloprotease HtpX gives MRSRFEPDRGLTARMALTMFLLGLVYVAFVAALIVLLESLILVIVIAAGLLGAQYWFSDRIALYAMRGHLVTPEQQPQLHGVVDRLCATADMPKPRVAVSDMDLPNAFATGRNADHAVICVTTGLLRRLETEELEGVLAHELSHVAHRDVAVITIASFLGVLAGLVVRFAFYSQLFGGRRDQNTAAVLAVVMAVSALVYALSFLLIRALSRYRELAADRAAAMLTGKPSALASALTKVSGDVARIPTRDLRTAQAFNAFFFTPAIRPGTAVANMFSTHPTLQRRLDALEEIAAQLGGGGERR, from the coding sequence ATGCGCAGCCGTTTTGAGCCCGACCGCGGGCTGACCGCCCGTATGGCGCTCACGATGTTCCTGCTCGGACTGGTGTACGTGGCGTTCGTCGCCGCGCTGATCGTGCTGCTCGAATCCCTGATCCTGGTGATCGTCATCGCCGCGGGGCTGCTGGGGGCGCAGTACTGGTTCTCCGACCGGATCGCCCTCTACGCCATGCGCGGCCACCTCGTCACCCCGGAACAGCAGCCCCAGCTGCACGGGGTGGTGGACCGGCTGTGCGCCACCGCCGACATGCCCAAACCCCGGGTCGCCGTCTCCGACATGGACCTGCCCAACGCCTTCGCCACCGGCCGGAACGCGGACCACGCCGTCATCTGCGTCACCACCGGGCTGCTGAGACGGCTGGAGACCGAGGAACTCGAAGGCGTCCTCGCGCACGAGCTGTCCCATGTGGCGCACCGGGACGTGGCGGTGATCACCATCGCCTCGTTCCTGGGCGTGCTGGCCGGACTCGTCGTCCGCTTCGCCTTCTACTCGCAGCTGTTCGGCGGCCGGCGCGACCAGAACACGGCGGCGGTACTGGCGGTGGTCATGGCGGTCTCCGCGCTCGTCTACGCCCTCAGCTTCCTGCTCATCCGGGCCCTCTCCCGCTACCGCGAACTCGCCGCCGACCGGGCCGCGGCCATGCTCACCGGCAAGCCGTCCGCCCTGGCCTCGGCGCTGACGAAGGTCAGCGGCGACGTGGCCCGGATCCCCACCCGGGACCTGCGCACCGCCCAGGCGTTCAACGCGTTCTTCTTCACCCCCGCCATCCGCCCGGGCACGGCGGTGGCCAACATGTTCTCCACCCATCCCACCCTGCAACGCCGCCTGGACGCGCTCGAGGAGATCGCCGCACAACTGGGCGGCGGCGGTGAGCGGCGGTGA
- the pspAA gene encoding PspA-associated protein PspAA, producing the protein MMITRILGEGQYEIDEKHLDRLNRLDSALQSAARADDAAAFTAALSALVGAVRTLGTRLPDEMITVSDLVLPDEDTSLSQVRDLLTDEGLIPG; encoded by the coding sequence ATGATGATCACCCGCATTCTCGGCGAGGGCCAGTACGAGATCGACGAGAAGCACCTCGACCGCCTCAACAGGCTCGACTCCGCGCTGCAGTCGGCGGCGCGGGCGGACGACGCGGCAGCGTTCACCGCGGCCCTGTCCGCTCTGGTGGGGGCGGTGCGCACCCTCGGCACCCGGCTGCCGGACGAGATGATCACCGTCTCGGACCTGGTCCTGCCCGACGAGGACACGAGCCTGTCCCAGGTGCGGGACCTGCTCACCGACGAGGGCCTGATCCCGGGGTGA
- a CDS encoding PspA/IM30 family protein, with protein MPSIAQRVAGLFQVKANRALDRAEDPRETLDYSYQQQLELLQKVRRGLADVAAARKRVEQQADRLRQSAETLRDQAGQALAAGREDLAREALDRRTATGSRLTELREEHASLQAQEEKLALAAQRLQAKTDTFRTSKETIKARYTAAEAQGRVTEAVTGIGEEMGDVGLAVERARDRTEQLQARSAALDELMATGALEDATLPAGRDDLRAELDAVTAEGDVETELARMKTEIASSGGPAAVESGSAADRRNQDREGQGPEDRDATAARESRRPPDEEAT; from the coding sequence GTGCCCAGCATCGCCCAACGTGTCGCCGGTCTGTTCCAGGTGAAGGCCAACCGGGCCCTGGACCGGGCCGAGGACCCCCGCGAGACCCTCGACTACTCCTACCAGCAGCAACTCGAACTCCTGCAGAAGGTCCGGCGCGGCCTGGCCGATGTGGCGGCCGCCCGCAAGCGCGTGGAACAGCAGGCGGACCGGTTGCGGCAGTCGGCCGAAACCCTGCGGGACCAGGCGGGACAGGCACTCGCCGCCGGCCGCGAGGACCTGGCGCGCGAAGCCCTCGACCGGCGCACGGCCACCGGCTCGCGCCTCACGGAGCTGCGGGAGGAGCACGCGTCGCTCCAGGCCCAGGAGGAGAAGCTCGCCCTGGCCGCGCAGCGTCTCCAGGCGAAGACCGACACCTTCCGCACGAGCAAGGAGACCATCAAGGCCCGTTACACGGCGGCGGAGGCCCAGGGCCGCGTCACCGAGGCGGTCACCGGCATCGGCGAGGAGATGGGCGATGTCGGCCTGGCCGTGGAGCGCGCCCGGGACAGGACCGAGCAGTTGCAGGCACGCTCCGCCGCCCTGGACGAGCTGATGGCCACCGGGGCGCTGGAGGACGCCACGCTCCCGGCCGGCCGCGACGATCTCCGGGCCGAACTCGACGCCGTGACGGCGGAGGGGGACGTGGAGACCGAGCTGGCGCGGATGAAGACGGAGATCGCTTCGTCCGGAGGCCCGGCGGCGGTCGAAAGCGGCTCCGCGGCGGACCGGCGGAACCAGGACCGGGAGGGCCAGGGCCCGGAGGACCGGGACGCCACGGCAGCCCGGGAGAGCCGCCGTCCGCCCGACGAGGAGGCGACATGA
- a CDS encoding FUSC family protein translates to MISSAADAGGPGPRRDVRRALSRRVRLPLPASDPGLLRLTAALRTVLSVGLTLAVLALLGVPLRIQVTGAMAALISTFAVSETRLRDQAVTLALGLPVAGATVAAGTALAPHRIAADTVFVLVIFGAVYVRRFGLRGKALGMIAFQMFFIAQFVQVEAARLAQVGLALLVAFGCGALVRFGLLRVTPEQTLDLLMGSFRTRLRQAVGAMAALAEAAERDGPAGESNGAAVSGGSAASGEPAVPAAPAGGGPDGSGRERAERRLRQRIVRLHEGALMIQDRLEDSTPDASTAEAVQRRIAGMEVTAERLAAVLLDGERPPHTPLVTVRLRELYEAVGRDWLQKRTPVGLAHVRDRLLGYRENENLTGLPAGDQEALRAMGELAFSVLGLRVALGAADGDDENDSPRTRQYREELETEELSRRAESGLRAERGSRAESRPDAEKTPEERASAGARRRDGDGDRDGDRDGDRDGDGDGGAESEPPEDEGTAEPGGLRRPSTRTAFQVTVGSAMAIVGGELLSPQRWYWAVLTCWVVFLGTASTGEILVKGYRRLAGTAVGVVAGAGLTGLVAGHTGVSFALILFCVFAAFYFAPVSHTLTSFFMTAMLGLLFTLLNTYSRDIFVLRVEETAIGVVCGLTAALFVLPIRTAEHTDELLRTVLERLSDVTQEAVRRLSGERPGVSGGAPPSARGATAAPAAPGAGDGSGASAPASVPSLPSAPSGHPVDLLEAARELDDALDGLRSAVQPLTHPVSPLRSRSQTARYVVALLDSAAYHARGLAAVAEQLTGDSRITPDPRVAAAAGRLTRNLRTLTRSLEEPGEQRDEALLPGSDTLTIAVIDHPSRSPVGSRVARHIHRLDEIVIGLAEPLGVRVEGARGEGGATGEAAAG, encoded by the coding sequence ATGATCTCCTCAGCTGCTGATGCCGGCGGGCCCGGACCCCGCCGGGACGTGCGCCGCGCGCTGTCGCGGCGCGTACGGCTGCCCCTGCCGGCCTCCGACCCCGGGCTGCTGCGGCTCACGGCCGCACTGCGCACCGTGCTGTCGGTCGGACTGACCCTGGCCGTCCTGGCGCTGCTGGGTGTTCCCCTGCGGATCCAGGTCACCGGCGCCATGGCGGCGCTGATCTCGACCTTCGCGGTCAGTGAGACCCGCCTCCGGGACCAGGCCGTGACGCTCGCGCTCGGGCTGCCGGTCGCGGGCGCGACGGTCGCCGCCGGTACGGCGCTGGCGCCGCACCGGATCGCCGCCGACACCGTCTTCGTCCTGGTCATCTTCGGCGCGGTGTACGTACGGAGGTTCGGGCTGCGGGGCAAGGCGCTCGGGATGATCGCCTTCCAGATGTTCTTCATCGCCCAGTTCGTGCAGGTGGAGGCGGCACGGCTGGCTCAGGTGGGGCTCGCGCTGCTGGTGGCCTTCGGCTGTGGGGCGCTCGTACGGTTCGGGCTGCTGCGCGTGACGCCCGAACAGACACTCGACCTGCTGATGGGTTCCTTCCGCACCCGGCTGCGGCAGGCCGTCGGCGCCATGGCCGCCCTGGCCGAGGCGGCGGAGCGGGACGGACCGGCCGGGGAGTCGAACGGAGCGGCGGTTTCCGGCGGGTCGGCGGCGTCCGGGGAGCCGGCGGTTCCGGCCGCGCCGGCCGGGGGAGGGCCCGACGGCAGCGGCCGGGAGCGCGCCGAGCGACGGCTGCGGCAGCGGATCGTACGCCTGCACGAGGGCGCGCTGATGATCCAGGACCGGCTGGAGGACAGCACGCCCGACGCCTCCACGGCGGAGGCCGTACAGCGGCGCATCGCGGGCATGGAGGTCACCGCCGAGCGGCTGGCCGCCGTCCTGCTGGACGGCGAACGCCCGCCGCACACCCCCCTGGTGACCGTCCGGCTGCGCGAGCTCTACGAGGCCGTCGGCCGGGACTGGCTGCAGAAGCGCACCCCCGTTGGCCTCGCCCATGTACGGGACCGGCTGCTCGGCTACCGCGAGAACGAGAACCTCACCGGGCTCCCCGCGGGCGACCAGGAAGCGCTGCGCGCCATGGGGGAGCTGGCGTTCAGCGTGCTGGGCCTGCGGGTCGCCCTGGGGGCGGCGGACGGCGACGACGAGAACGACAGCCCCCGCACCCGCCAGTACCGCGAGGAGCTGGAGACCGAGGAATTGTCCCGGCGGGCCGAGAGCGGCCTGCGGGCGGAGAGAGGCTCCCGGGCGGAGAGCCGCCCGGACGCGGAGAAGACGCCGGAGGAGCGCGCCTCCGCCGGCGCGCGGCGGCGGGACGGAGACGGAGACCGAGACGGAGACCGAGACGGAGACCGAGACGGAGACGGAGACGGAGGCGCGGAGAGCGAGCCGCCGGAGGACGAGGGGACCGCGGAACCGGGCGGCCTGCGGCGGCCGAGCACCCGTACGGCCTTCCAGGTCACCGTCGGCTCGGCGATGGCCATCGTCGGCGGCGAACTGCTGTCGCCGCAGCGCTGGTACTGGGCCGTGCTCACCTGCTGGGTGGTCTTCCTCGGCACCGCCTCCACGGGCGAGATCCTCGTCAAGGGCTACCGGCGGCTGGCCGGTACGGCCGTCGGCGTGGTGGCGGGCGCCGGGCTCACCGGGCTCGTGGCCGGCCACACCGGTGTGTCCTTCGCGCTGATCCTCTTCTGTGTCTTCGCGGCCTTCTACTTCGCGCCCGTCTCGCACACCCTGACGTCGTTCTTCATGACGGCGATGCTCGGCCTGCTCTTCACCCTCCTCAACACCTACAGCCGGGACATTTTCGTGCTGCGCGTCGAGGAGACCGCGATCGGCGTCGTCTGCGGGCTCACGGCCGCGCTGTTCGTGCTGCCGATCCGGACCGCCGAACACACCGACGAACTCCTCCGCACGGTGCTGGAACGGTTGAGCGATGTGACGCAGGAGGCGGTACGGCGGCTCAGCGGCGAGCGGCCGGGGGTGTCCGGTGGCGCACCGCCGAGCGCCCGGGGCGCCACGGCCGCTCCGGCGGCGCCGGGTGCGGGGGACGGCTCCGGCGCGTCCGCGCCCGCGTCCGTCCCGTCCCTCCCGTCCGCCCCGTCCGGCCATCCCGTCGACCTGCTGGAGGCCGCACGGGAACTCGACGACGCCCTGGACGGCCTGCGGTCCGCCGTGCAGCCGCTGACCCACCCCGTGAGCCCGCTGCGCTCGCGGAGCCAGACCGCCCGCTATGTCGTCGCGCTGCTGGACAGCGCCGCGTACCACGCGCGCGGACTGGCCGCCGTGGCCGAACAGCTGACCGGTGACAGCCGCATCACCCCCGACCCCCGCGTCGCCGCCGCGGCCGGGCGGCTCACGCGCAATCTGCGGACCCTCACCCGGAGCCTGGAGGAGCCCGGGGAACAGCGGGACGAGGCGCTGCTGCCGGGGTCCGACACCCTCACCATCGCGGTCATCGACCATCCCTCCCGCTCACCGGTCGGTTCGCGGGTGGCCCGGCACATCCACCGGCTGGACGAGATCGTCATCGGCCTGGCCGAACCGCTGGGCGTACGGGTGGAGGGTGCGCGGGGTGAGGGGGGCGCGACGGGTGAGGCCGCCGCCGGGTAG
- a CDS encoding M6 family metalloprotease domain-containing protein — translation MQQDVPRPGPTGGTHPADGTHPGRGTGHRTGPVRAGGAHPLGSRVSPSPAPPHSSSRARLRPRTRLTTAALALTSVSISMAAAPAAVPVTHPGPGAPSLARAGSTCVPGHAEGIQMSEGIPTPPGHAPSTGTLRALTLMIDFPDVRGEGSARERFAEFFPATADWYAASSYGALDYRAETPVRGWLRMPRPFSSYGIERGAGYEPGYRRLIEDIARTADDRIDFGRYDLINVLVTPNAGPPAAKTVLSVSFTGIADAPEADGVPLNRISFIYSRQNDGSPGAAANAYRVLPHENAHSLGLPDLYTDDGGGDKAGHWDLMSEDWGPGNDFLGWHKRKLGWLDDDRHVECANGSGRSRHTIRPLGERDAGGNGTGNGGTDGYEQAVADEEGGGHEEAGGYEADGAGAGNGRNRPGDPAAGPAADTSDRNAPAAAVSPSHSRRTGPIRQARQARQSKLVYVPVTDSTGYAIEVRTRSGNDEAVCKPGVLVYWVDTRVETGRGPVEVRDSTPGSGGCARLPNVAAELTDAPFGVGERYRDARTGVAVEVTGREPDGAHRITVTRP, via the coding sequence ATGCAGCAGGACGTCCCCCGGCCGGGCCCCACCGGCGGTACCCACCCGGCCGACGGCACCCACCCGGGCCGCGGCACCGGCCACCGCACGGGCCCCGTGCGCGCGGGGGGCGCGCACCCCTTGGGGAGCCGGGTCTCCCCGTCACCGGCCCCGCCGCACTCCTCCTCCCGGGCCCGGCTCCGTCCCCGGACCCGGCTGACGACGGCCGCGCTCGCCCTCACCTCCGTATCCATATCCATGGCGGCAGCGCCGGCCGCCGTCCCCGTCACCCACCCCGGCCCGGGCGCGCCCTCCCTCGCACGGGCCGGCTCCACCTGCGTCCCGGGCCACGCCGAGGGCATACAGATGTCCGAGGGGATCCCCACCCCACCGGGACACGCCCCCAGCACCGGCACGCTCCGCGCACTGACCCTGATGATCGACTTCCCGGACGTCCGCGGGGAGGGCAGCGCCCGCGAACGCTTCGCCGAGTTCTTCCCGGCGACCGCCGACTGGTACGCGGCCAGTTCCTACGGCGCCCTCGACTACCGCGCCGAAACCCCCGTCAGGGGCTGGCTGCGGATGCCGCGCCCGTTCTCCTCGTACGGCATCGAACGCGGTGCCGGTTACGAGCCGGGCTACCGGAGGCTCATCGAGGACATCGCGCGGACCGCCGACGACCGGATCGACTTCGGCCGCTACGACCTGATCAACGTGCTGGTCACCCCCAACGCCGGGCCGCCCGCCGCAAAAACCGTGCTGTCCGTCAGCTTCACCGGGATCGCCGACGCCCCCGAGGCCGACGGTGTCCCCCTGAACCGCATCTCGTTCATCTACAGCCGCCAGAACGACGGTTCACCGGGGGCGGCGGCCAACGCGTACCGGGTACTGCCGCACGAGAACGCCCACTCCCTGGGCCTGCCCGACCTCTACACCGACGACGGCGGCGGCGACAAGGCCGGCCACTGGGATCTGATGTCGGAGGACTGGGGGCCGGGGAACGACTTCCTCGGCTGGCACAAACGCAAGCTCGGCTGGCTGGACGACGACCGGCACGTCGAGTGCGCCAACGGCAGCGGGCGCAGCCGGCACACGATCCGCCCGCTCGGGGAGCGGGACGCCGGGGGGAACGGCACGGGGAACGGCGGGACGGACGGGTACGAGCAGGCCGTGGCGGACGAGGAGGGCGGAGGCCACGAGGAAGCCGGGGGTTACGAGGCGGACGGGGCGGGCGCCGGGAACGGGCGCAACCGGCCGGGAGACCCCGCGGCCGGGCCGGCCGCGGACACCTCGGACCGGAACGCTCCCGCCGCCGCTGTCTCCCCGTCCCACAGCCGCCGGACTGGACCGATCCGGCAGGCCCGGCAGGCCCGGCAGTCCAAACTGGTGTACGTACCGGTCACCGACAGCACGGGCTACGCCATCGAGGTCCGCACCCGCTCCGGCAACGACGAGGCGGTGTGCAAGCCCGGGGTGCTGGTCTACTGGGTCGACACCCGGGTGGAGACCGGCCGGGGCCCCGTGGAGGTGCGGGACAGCACACCCGGCAGCGGCGGCTGCGCCCGGCTGCCCAATGTCGCCGCGGAGTTGACCGACGCGCCCTTCGGCGTCGGCGAGCGCTACCGGGACGCGCGGACGGGCGTCGCCGTCGAGGTCACCGGCCGGGAGCCGGACGGCGCCCACCGGATCACCGTGACGAGGCCCTGA
- a CDS encoding TetR/AcrR family transcriptional regulator → MNPVTNPPVGKPEPRLRADALRNRERIVAAAREMFVEHGPDISLDEVARRAGVGNATLYRHFTDRVELVRRVTLYVTDRVADEAAAALAEEADGFDALSRFVHAAVAERVGALCPLLAGVAREDGELAAARERLELAVEALVKSAKSCGRLRADVEIGDLMVVLTQLTRPLPSSGCLDFDSFVHRHLQLFLDGLRAPARSRLPGSAATLEDLRQRP, encoded by the coding sequence GTGAACCCCGTCACCAACCCACCGGTGGGCAAGCCGGAACCACGGCTGCGCGCCGACGCCCTGCGCAACAGGGAACGGATCGTCGCGGCGGCCCGGGAGATGTTCGTGGAACACGGCCCGGACATCTCGCTCGACGAGGTCGCCCGCCGCGCCGGCGTCGGCAATGCGACGCTCTACCGGCACTTCACCGACCGGGTCGAGCTCGTCCGCCGCGTCACCCTCTACGTCACCGACCGTGTCGCCGACGAGGCGGCGGCGGCTCTCGCGGAGGAGGCCGACGGCTTCGACGCGCTGAGCCGCTTCGTCCACGCGGCCGTCGCCGAGCGGGTCGGTGCCCTGTGCCCGCTGCTCGCGGGGGTCGCTCGGGAGGACGGGGAACTGGCCGCGGCGCGCGAGCGGTTGGAGCTGGCGGTCGAAGCGCTGGTGAAGAGCGCCAAGAGCTGCGGCCGGCTGCGGGCCGACGTCGAGATCGGCGATCTCATGGTGGTCCTCACCCAGCTCACCCGTCCGCTGCCCTCCAGCGGATGCCTGGACTTCGACAGCTTCGTCCACCGGCACCTGCAGCTCTTCCTGGACGGGCTCCGGGCCCCGGCCCGCAGCCGGCTCCCCGGCTCCGCCGCCACCTTGGAGGACCTCCGGCAGAGACCCTGA
- a CDS encoding MFS transporter, producing MPDTEQRQTPDPQRWKALVFIALAQLMVVLDATIVNIALPSAQADLGISDGNRQWVITAYALAFGGLLLFGGRVADLWGRRRTFVIGLIGFAVASALGGAAVNTAMMLGARALQGVFGALLAPAALSLLAVTFTEARERAKAFGIYGAIAGGGGAIGLILGGLLTEYLDWRWTFYVNIPFAVIAAAGALFVIKEPAEGRNPSRLDMPGVFLATSGLVALVYGFTRAEADGWSAGPTVGLLTSAGLLLLAFAVVESRVRNPLLPLRVVTERNRGGVYLSLGLAIIGMFGLFLFLTYYLQVVKAYSPVTTGLAFLPMVAGMITGSTQIGARLMNRVRPRLLMAPGFLVAALGLLILTRIDVGTPYATVILPGLVLMGLGMGTAFMPAMSLSTYGVQPQDSGVASAMVNTSQQVGGAIGTALLNTVAASATTAYVTSHAAGAGSAAGAVEALRLQAMVHGFTTAIWWAVAILVLAAAVAFTLVNAQRQGAVAVTRPDRDEPEGRGGEGEKGDELTVPVFAH from the coding sequence ATGCCCGACACCGAACAGCGGCAGACACCCGATCCACAGCGCTGGAAGGCGCTGGTCTTCATCGCGCTCGCGCAGCTCATGGTGGTGCTCGACGCGACCATCGTGAACATCGCCCTGCCCTCGGCCCAGGCCGACCTGGGCATATCCGACGGCAACCGGCAGTGGGTCATCACCGCCTACGCCCTGGCGTTCGGCGGGTTGCTGCTCTTCGGCGGCCGGGTCGCCGACCTCTGGGGCCGCCGCCGCACCTTCGTCATCGGCCTCATCGGCTTCGCGGTGGCCTCGGCGCTCGGGGGCGCCGCCGTCAACACGGCCATGATGCTCGGCGCCCGCGCCCTCCAGGGCGTCTTCGGCGCGCTGCTCGCGCCGGCCGCGCTCTCGCTGCTGGCGGTGACGTTCACCGAGGCCCGGGAGCGGGCCAAGGCGTTCGGCATCTACGGCGCCATCGCGGGCGGTGGCGGCGCCATCGGCCTGATCCTCGGCGGACTGCTCACCGAGTACCTGGACTGGCGCTGGACCTTCTACGTCAACATCCCGTTCGCCGTCATCGCCGCCGCGGGCGCGCTCTTCGTCATCAAGGAGCCGGCCGAGGGCCGCAACCCGTCCCGGCTGGACATGCCCGGCGTCTTCCTGGCGACCTCCGGCCTCGTCGCGCTCGTCTACGGATTCACCCGTGCCGAGGCCGACGGCTGGAGCGCCGGACCGACGGTCGGCCTGCTCACCTCGGCGGGCCTGCTCCTCCTGGCCTTCGCCGTCGTCGAGTCCCGGGTGCGCAACCCGCTGCTGCCGCTGCGCGTGGTGACGGAGCGGAACCGGGGCGGCGTCTATCTGTCGCTGGGCCTGGCGATCATCGGGATGTTCGGGCTGTTCCTCTTCCTGACCTACTACCTCCAGGTCGTGAAGGCCTACAGCCCCGTCACCACCGGCCTGGCGTTCCTGCCGATGGTCGCGGGCATGATCACCGGTTCCACGCAGATCGGCGCCCGGCTGATGAACCGGGTCCGGCCACGGCTGCTGATGGCTCCGGGCTTCCTGGTCGCCGCGCTCGGCCTGCTGATCCTGACCCGGATCGACGTCGGAACCCCGTACGCGACCGTGATCCTGCCCGGGCTGGTGCTGATGGGCCTCGGTATGGGCACGGCCTTCATGCCGGCCATGAGCCTCTCCACCTACGGGGTGCAGCCGCAGGACTCGGGCGTCGCCTCCGCCATGGTCAACACCTCGCAGCAGGTCGGCGGCGCGATCGGCACCGCGCTGCTGAACACCGTCGCGGCCAGTGCCACCACGGCGTACGTCACCTCGCACGCGGCGGGTGCCGGATCCGCCGCCGGGGCCGTCGAAGCGCTGCGGCTCCAGGCGATGGTGCACGGCTTCACGACGGCGATCTGGTGGGCGGTGGCCATCCTGGTGCTGGCGGCGGCGGTCGCGTTCACGCTGGTCAACGCCCAGCGGCAGGGCGCGGTGGCGGTCACCCGCCCGGACCGGGACGAGCCGGAGGGCCGGGGCGGCGAGGGGGAGAAGGGCGACGAGCTCACCGTCCCCGTGTTCGCTCACTGA
- a CDS encoding MarR family winged helix-turn-helix transcriptional regulator: MTTAPGGEPRWLSDEEQCTWQAYLHATALLDDHLDRQLQRDAGMPHVYYGLLVQLSGAPERRMRMTELARNSKITRSRLSHAIARLENNGWVRRESCPSDKRGQFAVLTEQGKAVLERAAPGHVAAVRAALFDRLSPQQVEQFGEICRLVAEGLQPDSADADLPWLR, encoded by the coding sequence ATGACGACGGCCCCCGGCGGCGAGCCCCGCTGGCTCAGCGACGAAGAACAGTGCACCTGGCAGGCGTATCTGCACGCCACCGCCCTGCTGGACGACCATCTCGACCGCCAGTTGCAGCGCGACGCGGGGATGCCGCACGTCTACTACGGCCTGCTGGTCCAGCTCTCCGGGGCACCGGAACGCCGGATGCGGATGACCGAACTGGCCCGTAACTCCAAGATCACTCGCTCCCGGCTGTCCCACGCCATAGCGCGGCTGGAGAACAACGGGTGGGTACGCCGGGAGAGCTGCCCATCCGACAAGCGGGGCCAGTTCGCCGTCCTCACGGAACAGGGGAAGGCCGTACTGGAGCGCGCGGCACCGGGCCATGTGGCGGCCGTACGGGCCGCGCTGTTCGACCGCCTGAGCCCGCAGCAGGTCGAACAGTTCGGGGAGATCTGCCGGCTGGTCGCCGAAGGGCTCCAGCCCGACAGCGCGGACGCCGACCTCCCCTGGCTCCGCTGA